Below is a genomic region from Deltaproteobacteria bacterium.
GTTACCAATCCACGTCAGGAAATAGACTTGGTGGAACTCTCAGATTTTTACTCTTATCAGGAACTTCTCTGGCTGGAAGGGATGGGATTTTGCCAGCGGGGCAAAGCTGGAGAAATGATCGAAAAGGGAATCACGGCTCTGAACGGCGAATTGCCCGTGAATCCTTCAGGAGGAATTCTGTCGGGAAACCCGGTAACGGTGGCCGGGGCGGTGCGGGTGGCTGAGGCGGCTTTGCAGCTTATGGGCCAAGCGGGGCAACACCAGGTGGAAGGGGCCAAAAGAGGCTTAGCTCAGGGTCACTGCGGGCCTTGCGGGCAGGGCCAATGCGTGATTATTCTGGAAAGGGGGGTGTGAGGCCATGGCCAGGAGATCGAAGAGAAACGTGGCTATCGTGGCCACGGGCCAAACAGACCATCGTTCCAAACGTCCAGATGTGAACATTGTGGAGATGATCAATGAGGCGGTGCGGCGTTGTCTGGATGACGCCCACATGACTATGGAAGACATCGACGGGGTGGTCATCGGCAACATGGAGCATTTTGAGGGGATCTTCTTCACGGAAATGTGGTCCGTGGACGGCGCCGGCTCTTTTCTCAAACACGGGATGAAGATTACTACCGGTGGAACCACCGGAAGCTCCCTGGCCCTCGCCGGGTATTATCACGTGGCTTCAGGGCTCTTTGACACGGTCATGACCATTGGCTGGGAAAAGCAATCCGAGGGAGAAACCACGGCTGGCTTGATCTTTCAGGCTGATCCGCTCTGGGAGCGGGCAACGATGTCAGGGGCTATCGGCTCTTTTGCCGCTTCGGCTACGGCCTATATGCATAAATACGGAATCACCGAGGAGCAGGCTGCCAAAGTGGCGGTGAAGAACCGCAAGAACGCCTTAAATAATCCCCACGCCCATTTGAAGCTGGACCTTACCGTGGAACAGGTTTTAAAGTCAAAAATGCTGGCTTATCCCATTAAGATGCTGGACATGTGCCCGACTTCCGATGGGGCGTGTGCCATGATCTTTGCTGCGGAGGAGAAAGCGAAAAAAATTAGCCAGAATCCGGCGTGGGTTATTGCCGGAGTCACCCGTCACGATCAACCTTTCGGGGGTGATTTGGAGATGGTGGCCAATCTGAGAACTTTGCGATCCGCGACCGAAGAAGCCTACAAGATTGCCGGAATCAAAGAGCCTTTACGCGACTTGGATGTCGCCGAGCTGTATGAGCCGTGTACCTTTGCGGAGCTCTCCTGGTACGAAGCCGCGGGTTTTTGCGGTCCTGGCGAAGGAGGGAAGTTGATCGATTCCGGGGCAACTTATATGGATGGGGAGCTGCCAGTGAATCCCTCCGGCGGGGTTTTGTCCACCAATTGTATAGGGGCCACGGCCAT
It encodes:
- a CDS encoding thiolase family protein is translated as MARRSKRNVAIVATGQTDHRSKRPDVNIVEMINEAVRRCLDDAHMTMEDIDGVVIGNMEHFEGIFFTEMWSVDGAGSFLKHGMKITTGGTTGSSLALAGYYHVASGLFDTVMTIGWEKQSEGETTAGLIFQADPLWERATMSGAIGSFAASATAYMHKYGITEEQAAKVAVKNRKNALNNPHAHLKLDLTVEQVLKSKMLAYPIKMLDMCPTSDGACAMIFAAEEKAKKISQNPAWVIAGVTRHDQPFGGDLEMVANLRTLRSATEEAYKIAGIKEPLRDLDVAELYEPCTFAELSWYEAAGFCGPGEGGKLIDSGATYMDGELPVNPSGGVLSTNCIGATAMIRVAEAAIQVMGKGGKRQVPNVNRSLATGFGGSWWSDVMILSRTP